The Candidatus Limnocylindrales bacterium region CCCACGCGTCGCCGTCGAGCGGCGTCCATTGGGCAAAGATAGGTTGCGGCTTTCTTGCGGACTCGGTGCTCGCCGACGATTCGGCCGGAACAGCGGAGGGCGCAGAGATGCTGCGCACGGCGAGATGCGAGACGTCGAGCACGGCCGGCCCGCTGAACCCGCGATGCGTGAAGAGAAACCCGCCGACCACGCGCAGCTTCTGGCGCCGCGCCGGTGCTTCGAGCGCGACGTCGAGCGATACGCCCGCGAGCGACGCAAATCGCCCGCGGCTGTCGGTCAGCGGAGTCAGCGCGGCGTAGGTCGGCTGGATCCTGTGTCCGAGGCTTCGCGCAATGCCGAGGCCGGCTCCGTCGCTGCCGGTGTTCGGAACCGAAAGGCCGCCGGTCGCGAGGACCACTGCAGAGGCATCGATCGAGTCTCCGCCGGCGATCACGACCCGCCAGCGCGCGCCGGTGGCGGAAGCAGTATCGATCGGCTCGACCGCGACCACCGCCGACTCGAATCGGAACGCAACGCCGAGCCGGCGCGCTTCGCCGACGAGTGCATCGCGCACGTCGCGCGCACGGTTGCTCGCCGGGAAAAGCTTTCCGGAGTCCGCTTCGAGCCGAAGCGGAATGCCGAGCTCCTCTTCGAAGAACCGTCGCTGCTCGTGGAGCGGCCACGAGCGTACGATCTTGTTCATCGTGTTGACCGACGACTCGGTCACGAACCGCGTCTCGTCGAGCTCGCCCGGCAGGATATTGCAGCGGCCGCCGCCGCTGATCAGGATCTTCTTTCCGCCGTCGCGCGTGCTCTCGACGACGACAACGTCTTTTCGATCGCCGCGCGAAGCGAGCGTCTTCGCGCAGTGGATCGCGGCCATCAGGCCGGCTGCGCCGGCTCCGACGATCACGATCGGCGCAGAATCGGCGGGCGAGGTGCTCAGAGGTTGAGTTCCGTCGTCGTGGCGACGCTCGTCACCGATTCGATTTCGACGCCGAGCGACGAGAAGAAACCGCGCAGCGGCCGTCCCGGTCCGACCTCGAGAATCCGGCAGTTGCGATCGACGAGCTCGCGCATGCACGAGACCCATTCGACCGTCGACGTCGCCTGTTCGACGAGGCAGCGCTCGAGGTCGGCGCGCGAGCCGGTATGAAACGCGCCGGTGCGGTTCGACAGCACGTGGACCGCCTTTGCTGCGCCGACGTGCTCGATGGCGCGCAGCGCTTCGGCCAGCGGGGCCTCGACGCTCTTCATGTGACGCGAGTGAAATGGCGCCGACACGCGCAGCGTGATCGATCGCGCGCGTTTGCCCGGCGCGGCCTTGACCGCCGCCACCGCCGCGGCAACGTCTTCGGCAAGGCCGCTCAGCGAAGCCTGGTCGAGCGCGTTGTAGTTGCCGACGTCCACTGCGAATTCCGCAGCGATCTCGCGCAGCCAGTCGACGTCGAGATCGGCATGGATGATCGCCGTCATCGCGCCGTTTCCGGCCGGCACCGCTTCCTGCATGAGCCTTCCGCGAAGCGCGACGATACGCACTGCATCGGCAAGCGTGAATACGCCCGCCGCAACCAGCGCGGTGTATTCTCCGAGGCTGTGTCCGCCGAAGTATTCCGCGACCAGTCCGCGATGAGCCCGCAGTGCGGTGAGCATTGCGATCTCTGCCGTCAGGATTGCCGGCTGCTGGAATTCGGTGAGCGCGAGGCGGGCACCGTCCTCGAAGCAGACTTCGGTCAGGTCGTAGCCCGCAGCCTGCGACGCTTCGTCGAAGACCGCGCGGCATTCGAGAAAGTGCTCCCAGAAGTCGCGCGCCATGCCGAGCTTCTGGGCTCCCTGGCCGGGAAACACGATTGCCAGTGGCTGGTGCGAATCCATTGCTTGCTCGTCTGTGTCGCATCGAGCGACAAGGTGCAAGGTGCGGCTAGTGGAGGTTCGGTCTCGCGGCGCCAAACGATGTTCGGCCTCGCGGCCTCGCTCGATGCTCGGCCTCGCGGCCTCGCTTTGCCCCGGTCGCGCTGTCCTGACAGATAGCGCGACATCGCGAGCGAGGGCGCGAGCCCGAGCATCCGACGGAACCGAGGGCGCGAGCCCCAGCAATTCGATCGACGAGGTATCCGCAATGACCACCAGCACCGCGACTGATCTCGGCTTCGATTCCGAGCGTGTCGAGCGCATCCGCACCGCCATCCGCGCCGATATCGATGCAATGCACTACGACGGCTGCGTGCTGCTCGTGGCGCGTCGCGGCCGCATCGCGTTTCACGAAGCGTTCGGATTCGCCGAGCGCGCGACGGCACGCCAGGCGTCGCTCGACGACGTGTTCTTCTCGATGTCGATCGCCAAGCAGCTCACCAACACGATGGTGATGATGCGCGTCGAGCGCGGCGAGATCAGCCTTCACACCCCGGTTCGCGAGATCATTCCGGCGTTCGGGCAGAAGGGTAAGCAGCACGTCACGGTCGGCGACCTCATGGTGCACAAGGCGGCGCTTCCGCTCGGCGTGCCGCCGATGCCGCCCGAGCTGATCGGCAACATCGACGCGACCACGGAGGCCGCCTGCGCCGTCATTCCGGAGAGTATGCCGGGCACGCG contains the following coding sequences:
- a CDS encoding aminoacetone oxidase family FAD-binding enzyme, with the protein product MIVGAGAAGLMAAIHCAKTLASRGDRKDVVVVESTRDGGKKILISGGGRCNILPGELDETRFVTESSVNTMNKIVRSWPLHEQRRFFEEELGIPLRLEADSGKLFPASNRARDVRDALVGEARRLGVAFRFESAVVAVEPIDTASATGARWRVVIAGGDSIDASAVVLATGGLSVPNTGSDGAGLGIARSLGHRIQPTYAALTPLTDSRGRFASLAGVSLDVALEAPARRQKLRVVGGFLFTHRGFSGPAVLDVSHLAVRSISAPSAVPAESSASTESARKPQPIFAQWTPLDGDAWERELAPRRASVAGVMRAYLPARLADRLLELAEVPIDRSLAELRRDERLRLIDALTHFELPWTGHEGYRTAEVTGGGVALAEIDPRTMESRRCPGLFLCGEMLDAFGPIGGYNFLWAWATGRAAGAGAAISVDSGNGS
- a CDS encoding ACP S-malonyltransferase translates to MDSHQPLAIVFPGQGAQKLGMARDFWEHFLECRAVFDEASQAAGYDLTEVCFEDGARLALTEFQQPAILTAEIAMLTALRAHRGLVAEYFGGHSLGEYTALVAAGVFTLADAVRIVALRGRLMQEAVPAGNGAMTAIIHADLDVDWLREIAAEFAVDVGNYNALDQASLSGLAEDVAAAVAAVKAAPGKRARSITLRVSAPFHSRHMKSVEAPLAEALRAIEHVGAAKAVHVLSNRTGAFHTGSRADLERCLVEQATSTVEWVSCMRELVDRNCRILEVGPGRPLRGFFSSLGVEIESVTSVATTTELNL